A stretch of Pseudochaenichthys georgianus chromosome 2, fPseGeo1.2, whole genome shotgun sequence DNA encodes these proteins:
- the LOC117459054 gene encoding insulin receptor substrate 2-B-like: protein MNDRQMEQDSWHQYVETQSSPAPPFFEELFCTSSSLAPLAPLAPLAGALLASAGPQSDVVKRGYLGKLERKHRRYFVLRAGSHIGPSRLEWYQSQEKFTAVEKTAGSLFGSSKQGVIYLRCCVGVSRSGSSGKGLTVALYAKNQTMVLVVEEQGEQEEWYLAIKKLMEEERKDEEHREDFDEDDDGYCTLPPAAFFKEVWPVAVKPRGLGCTKSLAGESCLCLTASSLILARAAAGSDLPSVTIPLLSVRRFGHLDGSFFLELGRSAPNGPGEIWMEAREQGSPAVAQHIHEVVRETVRALRALPDFSRSPTSNRQLQTLLASKGCRPKHRDKPAGVRPLACRARNPESPCKCPPEPLKPHETDPHQGSESRTGGYMEMKMDQHLPLSKERESVSQTPPRLTEEEDWESGQQGLGYMVMSPQLSHSLSALPQDDYVTMVSPQKHTRPASSSSSSPLQTSFNSSTSESSSPLHHQTHWLLATSVQQSEAETGQSQRSISHAQDEEMGEQWQQIRLPAHTSTRRDDGSDVTTPLDLGVASPNCGRLKAATERSVRRYRLSLCLPSCLQAEDRN, encoded by the exons ATGAACGACCGCCAAATGGAGCAGGATTCCTGGCACCAGTACGTGGAGACGCAGTCGAGTCCTGCGCCTCCTTTCTTCGAGGAACTCTTCTGCACCTCCAGCTCTCTGGCCCCTCTGGCCCCTCTGGCCCCTCTGGCCGGCGCCCTCCTGGCCTCCGCAGGGCCGCAGAGCGATGTGGTGAAGAGAGGATACCTGGGGAAGCTGGAGCGCAAACACAGGAGGTATTTTGTCCTGAGAGCAGGAAGCCACATTGGGCCGAGCCGCCTCGAGTGGTACCAGAGCCAGGAGAAGTTCACAGCAGTGGAGAAGACTGCTGGAAGTCTGTTCGGCTCTAGCAAACAAGG GGTGATCTACCTGAGGTGCTGTGTCGGTGTGAGCCGCAGTGGCAGTTCCGGGAAAGGCCTCACGGTGGCGCTGTACGCCAAAAACCAAACCATGGTGCTTGTGgtggaggagcagggggagcaggAGGAGTGGTACCTGGCCATCAAGAAACTGATGGAGGAGGAGCGTAAGGATGAAGAACACAGGGAAGACTTTGATGAAGACGATGATGGGTACTGCACTCTGCCCCCTGCTGCTTTCTTCAAAGAG GTTTGGCCCGTCGCGGTGAAGCCCCGGGGTTTGGGTTGTACCAAGTCCCTGGCAGGGGAGAGTTGTCTCTGCCTCACAGCTTCGTCGCTCATCCTGGCCAGAGCGGCTGCAGGCAGCGACTTGCCGTCTGTCACTATTCCTCTGCTGAGTGTTCGCCGCTTTGGCCACTTGGACGGTTCCTTCTTCCTGGAGCTGGGCAGGTCGGCGCCCAACGGTCCTGGAGAGATCTGGATGGAAGCAAGAGAGCAAG GGAGCCCAGCAGTAGCCCAGCACATCCACGAGGTGGTCCGAGAGACAGTCAGAGCGCTGCGAGCTCTGCCTGACTTCAGCCGCTCTCCCACCTCCAACCGCCAGCTTCAAACCCTTCTGGCCTCCAAAGGCTGCCGACCCAAGCACCGAGACAAGCCAGCGGGTGTGAGACCACTCGCTTGTCGTGCCAGAAACCCTGAAAGCCCGTGTAAATGTCCCCCGGAGCCCCTCAAACCCCACGAAACAGACCCTCACCAGGGCTCCGAGTCGAGGACTGGCGGCTACATGGAGATGAAGATGGACCAACATCTCCCGCTGAGCAAAGAGAGGGAGAGCGTCAGCCAAACGCCTCCTAGGTTGACAGAGGAAGAGGACTGGGAGTCGGGTCAGCAGGGGCTGGGCTACATGGTGATGTCTCCTCAGTTGAGCCACAGTTTGTCTGCGCTGCCTCAGGACGACTACGTGACGATGGTGAgcccacagaaacacacacggccagcttcctcttcatcatcctctCCTCTCCAGACATCCTTCAACAG CTCTACCTCTGAGAGCTCCTCTCCGCTGCATCATCAGACCCACTGGCTGCTGGCGACCTCCGTCCAACAGTCGGAAGCAGAAACCGGCCAATCGCAGAGGAGCATCAGCCATGCACAGGATGAGGAAATGGGGGAACAGTGGCAGCAGATCCGCCTCCCAGCACACACCAGCACCAGGAGGGATGATGGCTCTGATGTGACGACTCCACTTGACTTAGGCGTAGCGAGTCCCAACTGTGGCAGACTCAAAGCTGCCACAGAACGATCCGTCCGAAGATACCGCCTGTCTTTGTGTCTGCCGTCCTGCCTGCAAGCTGAGGACAGAAACTGA
- the cyp4f3 gene encoding cytochrome P450 4F3: MSLLRGVLSQVLSWTGLWQLMVLVGAGLGAVVSVWTVKLLVRHAWFTHRLSCFSKPHADSWLLGHLGKMQSTEEGLLQVDDLVQMYTHSCSWFIGPFYHLVRLFHPDYIKPLLMAPASITVKDELFYGHLRPWLGQSLLLLNGEEWSRRRRLLTPAFHFDILKNYVNKFNTSANTMHDKWHKLLAKGANHVEMFDHVTLMTLDSLLKCAFSYNSNCQRSSSEYVTAIVQLSDLIIDRRAKILHHWDFIYWKTQQGKQFKKALSIVHRFTMEVVQKRRALIRQQKKTGAYFTAAPQKKKDFVDIILLSKDEHGRGLTDEEIQADANTFMFAGHDTTASAISWTLYNLARHKDHQENCRQEVTDLMQGRETHAIQWEDLANLPFTTMCIRESLRLHSPVLAVTRKYTKDMDLPGNCTVPKGAISLVSIYGTHHNPAVWTNPHEFDPLRFEPANTEGRSSHAFIPFSSGPRNCIGQKFALAELRVVVALTLLKFRLTPGSDPEMGSSSGGVRRLPQLVLRAEGGLWLQLETIDMEELQDE, encoded by the exons ATGTCTCTCCTCCGGGGTGTCCTCTCTCAGGTCCTCAGCTGGACGGGCCTATGGCAGTTGATGGTTCTGGTCGGTGCCGGActgggagctgtggtctcagttTGGACCGTGAAGCTGTTGGTGCGTCACGCCTGGTTCACACACAGACTCTCCTGCTTCAGCAAGCCACATGCAGACTCCTGGCTGTTGGGCCACCTGGGCAAG ATGCAGAGCACAGAGGAAGGCCTCCTGCAGGTGGATGACTTGGTGCAGATGTACACACACTCCTGCAGCTGGTTCATCGGCCCTTTCTATCACCTGGTCAGACTCTTCCACCCGGACTACATCAAACCTCTGCTAATGGCACCTG CCAGCATCACAGTGAAAGACGAGCTATTCTATGGACATCTGCGTCCGTGGCTTG GACAGAGTCTGTTGCTGCTAAACGGAGAGGAGTGGTCTCGCAGGCGGCGGCTGCTGACCCCGGCTTTTCATTTTGATATCCTGAAGAATTACGTCAACAAGTTTAACACCTCCGCCAACACCATGCAC GATAAGTGGCACAAACTGTTGGCAAAAGGCGCGAATCATGTAGAAATGTTTGACCACGTCACTCTGATGACACTCGACAGTTTACTGAAATGTGCCTTCAGTTACAACAGCAACTGTCAGCG GTCTTCCTCTGAGTACGTGACAGCCATAGTGCAGCTGAGTGACCTGATCATAGATCGTCGCGCAAAGATTTTGCACCACTGGGATTTTATTTACTGGAAGACTCAGCAGGGAAAACAATTCAAAAAGGCCTTAAGCATCGTGCACAG GTTTACCATGGAGGTGGTTCAGAAGCGTCGAGCCCTGATCaggcagcagaagaagacaggagcATATTTCACCGCagcaccacagaagaagaaagatTTTGTGGACATCATACTGCTGTCAAAG GATGAGCACGGACGAGGCCTCACAGATGAGGAGATTCAGGCGGATGCAAACACCTTCATGTTTGCAG GTCACGACACAACAGCCAGTGCGATTAGCTGGACGCTGTATAATTTAGCGCGCCACAAAGACCATCAGGAGAACTGCAGGCAGGAAGTGACGGATCTGATGCAAGGACGAGAAACACATGCAATACAGTG GGAGGATCTGGCCAACCTCCCCTTCACCACCATGTGCATCAGAGAGTCTCTGCGGCTGCACTCTCCTGTGCTGGCTGTAACCAGGAAGTACACCAAGGACATGGACCTGCCTGGCAACTGCACCGTACCCAAGG GTGCCATCTCTCTGGTCAGTATTTACGGGACGCACCACAACCCTGCTGTCTGGACAAACCCACAC GAGTTTGATCCTCTGCGTTTTGAGCCTGCCAACACAGAGGGCCGGTCTTCTCACGCTTTCATCCCCTTTTCCTCGGGCCCCAG GAACTGCATTGGTCAGAAATTTGCCCTGGCAGAGCTGCGAGTCGTCGTGGCGTTGACCCTGCTGAAGTTTCGTCTGACCCCGGGATCTGACCCTGAAATGGGGAGCAGTTCAGGGGGAGTCCGCCGTCTCCCCCAACTCGTGCTACGTGCAGAGGGAGGATTGTGGCTGCAGCTGGAGACGATagacatggaggagctgcaggatgAATGA